A DNA window from Kitasatospora viridis contains the following coding sequences:
- a CDS encoding non-ribosomal peptide synthetase: MSAAADHAAAGPGWEPLPDTSVHQRFADRAAAAPHAVALECDDQRLTYAELDAGANRLAHLLRGHGIGPGSPVAVCARRDTEVVVALLAVLKAGGHYVPLDPEYPAERLTLMAADSGARILLVQPEFAHRFDAVPGLRAVEMAKGLPVAAGQPSTAPAVATHPDDLAYLMYTSGSTGRPKGVGITHRNVLRLVHEVDYADLDREQVVLMLASLSFDASTYELWGALTNGATLAVLPQPVPSAAAIEQAVRRHGVTQLMLTSGLFQHVVRTRPQALAGVRHVLVAGDVAPPAEVRTLLELGVEVSNAYGPTECTTFSCVRRGITLAETGGSIPIGTAITRTTTHVVDEEDRPVPAGTPGELLVGGPGVGRGYLGRPALTAERFVPDPSAPVPGARLYRTGDLVRRQDDGLLQFLGRRDQQVKILGHRVEPGEVEAALGNHPEVGAAAVAVRPTAAGDKQLVGYVVPGAGAAPDGARLREYLRERLPEHLVPTAWVTLDELPLTPNGKVDRAALPAPTTTGGAGPQPHSPLERAVAEVWTELLGVDPIGADDDFFTLGGHSLLATQVVALLAERYPVDLPVRAVFDAPTVALLAVEVHRAITEHVAQLSDTEVESMLSQVRE; encoded by the coding sequence ATGAGCGCCGCGGCTGACCACGCGGCCGCCGGACCCGGCTGGGAGCCGCTGCCCGACACATCGGTGCACCAGCGGTTCGCCGACCGCGCGGCCGCCGCGCCGCACGCCGTCGCGCTGGAGTGCGACGACCAGCGGCTGACCTACGCCGAACTGGACGCCGGGGCCAACCGGCTGGCCCACCTGCTGCGCGGCCACGGGATCGGCCCGGGCAGCCCGGTGGCGGTCTGCGCGCGCCGGGACACCGAGGTGGTGGTGGCCCTGCTCGCGGTGCTCAAGGCGGGCGGCCACTACGTGCCGCTGGACCCGGAGTACCCGGCCGAGCGGCTGACCTTGATGGCCGCCGACTCCGGGGCCCGGATCCTGCTGGTCCAGCCGGAGTTCGCGCACCGGTTCGACGCCGTGCCGGGCCTGCGGGCCGTGGAGATGGCGAAGGGCCTGCCGGTCGCCGCCGGGCAGCCGAGCACGGCGCCGGCGGTGGCCACCCACCCCGACGACCTCGCCTACCTGATGTACACCTCCGGCTCCACCGGCCGGCCCAAGGGCGTCGGCATCACCCACCGCAACGTGCTGCGGCTGGTCCACGAGGTCGACTACGCCGACCTCGACCGCGAGCAGGTGGTGCTGATGCTCGCCTCGCTCTCCTTCGACGCCTCGACCTACGAGCTGTGGGGCGCGCTGACCAACGGGGCCACCCTGGCCGTGCTCCCGCAGCCCGTGCCGAGCGCGGCGGCGATCGAGCAGGCGGTGCGGCGGCACGGCGTCACCCAACTGATGCTGACCAGCGGGCTGTTCCAGCACGTGGTCCGCACCCGGCCGCAGGCGCTGGCCGGGGTGCGGCACGTGCTGGTCGCCGGAGACGTGGCGCCGCCCGCCGAGGTGCGCACCCTGCTGGAGCTCGGCGTCGAGGTCAGCAACGCCTACGGGCCCACCGAGTGCACGACCTTCAGCTGCGTCCGGCGCGGCATCACGCTCGCCGAGACCGGCGGCAGCATCCCGATCGGCACCGCCATCACCCGCACCACCACCCACGTGGTGGACGAGGAGGACCGCCCCGTCCCCGCCGGCACGCCGGGCGAGCTGCTGGTCGGCGGCCCCGGGGTCGGGCGCGGCTACCTCGGGCGGCCCGCGCTGACGGCGGAGCGCTTCGTGCCCGACCCGTCCGCCCCGGTGCCCGGGGCCCGGCTCTACCGCACCGGCGACCTGGTCAGGCGTCAGGACGACGGCCTGCTGCAGTTCCTGGGTCGCCGTGACCAGCAGGTCAAGATCCTCGGCCACCGGGTGGAGCCCGGCGAGGTCGAGGCGGCCCTCGGCAACCACCCCGAGGTCGGCGCGGCCGCCGTCGCGGTGCGCCCGACGGCGGCCGGCGACAAGCAGCTGGTGGGCTACGTCGTGCCCGGTGCCGGAGCGGCGCCCGACGGCGCGCGGCTGCGGGAGTACCTGCGCGAGCGGCTGCCGGAACACCTGGTCCCGACCGCCTGGGTGACGCTCGACGAACTGCCGCTCACCCCGAACGGCAAGGTGGACCGCGCGGCCCTGCCCGCGCCGACCACCACCGGCGGCGCGGGGCCGCAGCCGCACTCGCCGCTGGAACGGGCCGTCGCCGAGGTCTGGACCGAGCTGCTCGGGGTCGACCCGATCGGCGCGGACGACGACTTCTTCACGCTGGGCGGCCACTCGCTGCTCGCCACCCAGGTGGTCGCGCTGCTGGCCGAGCGGTACCCCGTGGACCTGCCGGTGCGCGCCGTGTTCGACGCCCCGACCGTCGCGCTGCTCGCCGTCGAGGTGCACCGCGCGATCACCGAGCACGTGGCCCAACTGTCCGATACCGAGGTGGAGTCGATGTTGTCGCAGGTGCGTGAGTGA
- a CDS encoding MbtH family protein, which yields MADDNTDERTYCVVRNDEEQYSIWLADRELPLGWYREGFEGPKQACLDHIDAVWTDMRPLSLRRRMEQASHSG from the coding sequence ATGGCCGACGACAACACCGACGAGCGCACCTACTGCGTGGTCCGCAACGACGAGGAGCAGTACTCGATCTGGCTCGCCGACCGGGAACTGCCGCTCGGCTGGTACCGCGAGGGCTTCGAGGGCCCCAAGCAGGCCTGCCTGGACCACATCGACGCGGTGTGGACGGACATGCGTCCGCTCAGCCTGCGCCGCCGCATGGAGCAGGCGAGCCACTCCGGATGA